The following proteins are encoded in a genomic region of Brachypodium distachyon strain Bd21 chromosome 1, Brachypodium_distachyon_v3.0, whole genome shotgun sequence:
- the LOC100838748 gene encoding uncharacterized protein LOC100838748 isoform X2 produces MTAAAATAHHAIVSTRSTRLWNAKNSRFDKNVCLVSVGSCCPGNRKLGLLCASGSQSSVTEPVQQPSNGKGDHSPKKSKESSLILIRHGESMWNEKNLFTGCVDVPLTPKGVQEAIEAGSRIRNLPIDVIYTSSMVRAQMTAMLAMMQHRRKKVPIIMHNESEQAHSWSKIYSEDTKKLSIPVITAWQLNERMYGELQGLNKQETADQFGKEQVHEWRRSYGIPPPNGESLEMCAERAVSYFNDQVVPQLTSGKHVMVAAHANSLRSIIMHLDRLTSQEVISLELSTGIPMLYIFKEGKFVRRGSPVGPSEASVYAYTKAF; encoded by the exons ATGactgcggctgcggcgacaGCTCACCATGCCATAGTGTCTACACGATCCACCCGGCTTTGGAATGCCAAGAATTCTAGGTTCGATAAGAATGTGTGTTTAGTTTCAGTTGGAAGTTGCTGCCCGGGAAACCGAAAATTGGGTTTGCTTTGTGCATCGGGCTCACAGTCTTCAGTCACGGAGCCTGTTCAGCAACCCTCCAATGGCAAGGGTGATCACAGCCCTAAGAAATCAA AGGAAAGTTCCCTTATATTGATCCGGCACGGTGAATCAATGTGGAATGAGAAAAATCTTTTTACTGGATGTGTCGATGTGCCCCTGACACCAAAGGGTGTCCAAGAGGCCATCGAGGCAGGTTCAAGGATACGCAACCTCCCAATCGATGTGATATATACGTCGTCCATGGTTCGTGCTCAGATGACTGCAATGCTTGCCATGATGCAGCATCGGCGCAAGAAG GTTCCCATCATAATGCATAATGAGAGCGAACAAGCTCACAGTTGGAGTAAGATATACAGTGAAGATACAAAGAAACTGTCCATTCCTGTTATAACAGCTTGGCAATTGAATGAACGGAT GTACGGTGAGTTGCAAGGTCTTAATAAGCAAGAAACTGCTGACCAATTTGGCAAAGAACAAGTTCACGAATGGCGACGTAGTTATGGTATTCCTCCTCCAAATGGTGAGAGCCTAGAGATGTGTGCAGAGAGAGCCGTTTCATATTTCAACGATCAG GTTGTTCCTCAACTCACGTCTGGAAAGCACGTGATGGTTGCTGCACATGCGAATTCACTTCGTTCAATTATAATGCATCTCGACAGATTGACTTCTCAAGAG GTTATCAGCCTCGAGTTGTCAACAGGCATTCCTATGCTTTACATATTCAAGGAAGGAAAGTTTGTTAGACGGGGCAGCCCAGTAGGACCTTCTGAAGCAAGCGTTTATGCTTATACAAAG GCTTTCTAG
- the LOC100838748 gene encoding uncharacterized protein LOC100838748 isoform X1, which translates to MTAAAATAHHAIVSTRSTRLWNAKNSRFDKNVCLVSVGSCCPGNRKLGLLCASGSQSSVTEPVQQPSNGKGDHSPKKSKESSLILIRHGESMWNEKNLFTGCVDVPLTPKGVQEAIEAGSRIRNLPIDVIYTSSMVRAQMTAMLAMMQHRRKKVPIIMHNESEQAHSWSKIYSEDTKKLSIPVITAWQLNERMYGELQGLNKQETADQFGKEQVHEWRRSYGIPPPNGESLEMCAERAVSYFNDQVVPQLTSGKHVMVAAHANSLRSIIMHLDRLTSQEVISLELSTGIPMLYIFKEGKFVRRGSPVGPSEASVYAYTKNLAQYRQKLDSMVQ; encoded by the exons ATGactgcggctgcggcgacaGCTCACCATGCCATAGTGTCTACACGATCCACCCGGCTTTGGAATGCCAAGAATTCTAGGTTCGATAAGAATGTGTGTTTAGTTTCAGTTGGAAGTTGCTGCCCGGGAAACCGAAAATTGGGTTTGCTTTGTGCATCGGGCTCACAGTCTTCAGTCACGGAGCCTGTTCAGCAACCCTCCAATGGCAAGGGTGATCACAGCCCTAAGAAATCAA AGGAAAGTTCCCTTATATTGATCCGGCACGGTGAATCAATGTGGAATGAGAAAAATCTTTTTACTGGATGTGTCGATGTGCCCCTGACACCAAAGGGTGTCCAAGAGGCCATCGAGGCAGGTTCAAGGATACGCAACCTCCCAATCGATGTGATATATACGTCGTCCATGGTTCGTGCTCAGATGACTGCAATGCTTGCCATGATGCAGCATCGGCGCAAGAAG GTTCCCATCATAATGCATAATGAGAGCGAACAAGCTCACAGTTGGAGTAAGATATACAGTGAAGATACAAAGAAACTGTCCATTCCTGTTATAACAGCTTGGCAATTGAATGAACGGAT GTACGGTGAGTTGCAAGGTCTTAATAAGCAAGAAACTGCTGACCAATTTGGCAAAGAACAAGTTCACGAATGGCGACGTAGTTATGGTATTCCTCCTCCAAATGGTGAGAGCCTAGAGATGTGTGCAGAGAGAGCCGTTTCATATTTCAACGATCAG GTTGTTCCTCAACTCACGTCTGGAAAGCACGTGATGGTTGCTGCACATGCGAATTCACTTCGTTCAATTATAATGCATCTCGACAGATTGACTTCTCAAGAG GTTATCAGCCTCGAGTTGTCAACAGGCATTCCTATGCTTTACATATTCAAGGAAGGAAAGTTTGTTAGACGGGGCAGCCCAGTAGGACCTTCTGAAGCAAGCGTTTATGCTTATACAAAG AACTTGGCTCAATACAGACAAAAGCTTGATAGTATGGTTCAGTAG
- the LOC100839052 gene encoding syntaxin-22 → MSFQDLEAGTLRPPAPAPLPQVVAHGVFQIHTKAAALRQLGDALGTPKETPALRARLRATQAEATRLAKTTSQNLKQGNDNNSIAPGSKLAMDFEAAMRELLQVQQRVRAAERRVQLQLQQRRKEEQELLAFSVDGGKELAEVEEERDQGIREVDQVIAELDAILGELALAALADDDDQGGGGGAVGDHGDIERTAETTSRAEEEVSWAAEVEMAAPVSPGSSSSTKCLLLAAVGLILFIFLVVLV, encoded by the coding sequence ATGAGCTTCCAGGACCTGGAGGCGGGCAcgctgcggccgccggcgccggcgccgctgccccaGGTGGTGGCGCACGGCGTGTTCCAGATCCACACAAAGGCAGCCGCGCTGCGGCAGCTCGGCGACGCGCTCGGCACGCCCAAGGAAACCCCCGCCCTCCGCGCCAGGCTCCGGGCCACGCAGGCCGAGGCCACGCGGCTGGCCAAGACCACCTCGCAGAACCTCAAGCAAGGCAACGACAACAACAGCATAGCGCCCGGCTCGAAGCTGGCCATGGACTTCGAGGCCGCCATGAGGGAGCTGCTGCAGGTCCAGCAGCGGGTCAGAGCAGCAGAGCGACGAGtgcagcttcagcttcagcagAGGAGAAAGGAGGAGCAAGAGCTGCTGGCATTCTCCGTGGACGGTGGCAAGGAATTGgccgaggtggaggaggagagggaccAGGGGATAAGGGAGGTGGACCAGGTGATCGCCGAGCTCGACGCCATCTTGGGGGAGCTCGCTCTCGCCGCGCTGGCCGATGATGATGACcaagggggcggcggcggtgctgtcGGCGATCACGGCGACATCGAGAGAACCGCCGAGACGACGAGCAGGGCGGAAGAAGAGGTCTCGTGGGCCGCCGAGGTGGAGATGGCGGCTCCGGTGTCGCCCGGCAGCTCGTCGTCCACGAAATGcctgctgctggctgctgtTGGCCTCATACTGTTCATCTTCCTAGTGGTGCTTGTGTAG